One Mercurialis annua linkage group LG3, ddMerAnnu1.2, whole genome shotgun sequence DNA window includes the following coding sequences:
- the LOC126675560 gene encoding protein ALP1-like — protein MSRLSLLRNKEKRKKTVAILTVWLQMNVIANWFLTMAGVALSSHRIKPKVTYEVSSYLKREYIRRLVHNKDTTCTSELRMNRRAFYKLCEMLENIGGLKPTRFMLVDEQVGLFLHILSHHQKNRTILTNFQRSGETVSRCFHKVLDATMRLQGHLFKKPKPVLENCDDERWKWFKNCLGALDGTYIKIKVLAVDRNRYRSRKGDIATNVLGACTSDMQFTYVLPGWEGSAADGRVLRDAISRRNGLKVPHGCYYLVDAGYANSEGFLAPFRGQRYHLSEWREGRYARSAEEFYNMKHSAARNVIERCFGVLKLRWGILRCASHYPARTHNRIIIACCLLHNFIRMEHEFDPFEAEINETSDNNVIEDDPIIAIEPSEAWTTMRMELANEMFNTWKASRN, from the exons ATGTCTCGATTGAGTTTGCTTCGTAataaagaaaagagaaagaaaactGTTGCTATTTTAACTGTATGGCTGCAAATGAATGTAATTGCAAATTGGTTTTTAACCATGGCAGGTGTAGCTTTGTCTAGTCATAGGATCAAACCTAAAGTTACTTATGAAGTAAGTTCGTATCTAAAACGAGAATATATTAGAAGACTTGTTCATAATAAGGACACTACTTGCACTAGTGAATTAAGGATGAATAGAAGagcattttataaattatgtgaGATGTTAGAAAATATTGGAGGCTTGAAACCAACAAGATTTATGCTTGTGGATGAGCAAGTAGGGCTGTTTTTGCACATCCTTTCACATCATCAAAAAAATAGAACTATCCTCACTAACTTTCAAAGGTCAGGAGAGACTGTAAGTCGATGTTTTCACAAGGTGTTGGATGCCACTATGCGTTTGCAAGgtcatttatttaaaaaacccaAGCCTGTTCTTGAAAATTGTGACGATGAACGATGGAAGTGGTTTAAG aattgTCTTGGAGCCTTGGATGggacatatataaaaattaaagtgcTAGCGGTGGATAGAAATAGATATCGATCGCGTAAAGGAGATATTGCCACAAATGTTTTAGGAGCATGTACATCAGACATGCAATTTACTTATGTCCTTCCTGGTTGGGAAGGATCAGCGGCTGATGGCAGAGTACTTCGAGATGCTATAAGTAGGAGAAATGGACTTAAAGTACCACATG gTTGCTACTACTTAGTTGATGCCGGATATGCAAATAGTGAGGGATTTCTTGCACCATTTAGGGGACAAAGATATCATTTAAGTGAGTGGCGTGAAGGTCGTTATGCAAGAAGTGCGGAAGAATTCTACAATATGAAACACTCGGCTGCTCGTAATGTTATTGAGCGTTGTTTTGGAGTACTTAAACTGCGGTGGGGTATTCTTAGATGCGCATCTCACTATCCAGCAAGAACTCATAATCGGATCATCATTGCTTGTTGCTTGCTTCATAATTTCATTAGGATGGAGCATGAATTTGATCCATTTGAGGCTGAAATTAATGAGACAAGTGATAATAATGTCATAGAAGATGATCCAATTATTGCAATTGAACCATCCGAGGCTTGGACAACAATGAGAATGGAGTTGGCTAATGAAATGTTTAATACATGGAAAGCTTCAAGGAATTAA